Part of the Anaerobacillus alkaliphilus genome, TCAGGGGTGTGGAATTCCTGAGGAGTTACTTGACAAAGTAGGTGAACCTTTTTATACGACAAAAGAAAAAGGGACAGGCATTGGAATGATGGTCTGTTATCAAATTATTGAAAATCATGGCGGGAGTATTGAAGTAGACAGTAAGGTGGATGTTGGAACCACTTTTACGATTCGACTACCTCGTTTAATGTAGTATTTTTAAGATGGTATGAAATTATATACCATTTTTTTTTATATATTGGGGAAAAAATGGTAGATAAACAATGTTCTAGGGTGTAATATGATAATTAAAAAAATATTCTGAATAAGTCATCCGTTATGAAATACAAGGGGGAATACAGAGCAAAAGGTGAAGTATCTTATCAATCCAATTATTTGAAAATATAAGTAAAGAGGTTGATGAACATGTCAATGGATGCAAAGGAATTATTTGTTAAGGAACCTACGATTTTTAATCATGTAGGTAATAAAATTAGAACTGAAGATCGTGAAATTAACATTATTGCTAGACTTGAAGAACCGCTCATCGTTATATTAGGCAATGTATTAAGTGATGAAGAATGTGATGAGTTGATTAGGCTTTCACAAGATCGGCTCCAGCGCTCAAAAATCGGAAACATTCGTGCTGAAGATGCACTAAGAACAAGTAGCAGTATGTTTTTTTATGAGGCTGAAAATGATGTTGTTGCTAGAGTTGAAAAAAGGATCTCACAAATCATGAATATTCCCGTTGAACATGGGGAAGGGTTGCAAATCCTAAATTATCAAATTGGCCAAGAATATAAAGCACATTACGATTATTTCGCTTCAGCAATCAATCCTAGAATAAGTACACTTGTCATGTATTTAAGTGATGTAGAGTACGGTGGGGAAACATATTTTCCAAAACTAAACTTTTCCGTATCTCCACAAAAGGGGATGGCCGTTTACTTTGAATATTTTTATAACGATCAAACGTTAAATGAGCTAACTCTACACGGTGGAGCACCGGTTATCATTGGCGACAAATGGGCTGCGACACAGTGGATGAGAAGGAAGAAAGTTAATTAATAGATGAAGAGAAGTGTCACTGGAATAACAAATTCAAACTAAAGGCAAAAATTAGCGTAAAAAACTGATAGCGTTTTTTGCGCTTTTTTTATTTACTAATGATAGCTTTTTCCTAATATTTGCGAATGCTAAACTAGTAATAGTAGATGTATTGTTTAGTGATATGATTTATGACTGTATTAATAAACTTTTATTTGTTGGGGAATTTTTTGTGAGGTGCGAGAATAATGGGTGAAAACGAATGGTTTGGTGAAAGGAAATGTGTAGTGGCGACTATGCATCAGAAAGAAGAGGTTATGGCTCCTATTTTAAAGAGAGAATTATCGGTTGAAATAGTACTCCCTAAAGATTTCGATACAGATATGTTCGGTACCTTTGCGGGTGATGTAGAAAGGGTAGGCGATCAATTAGAGGCTGCGAGAAACAAATTGCATAAAGCTTTAGAGTTAACGGGATGTGATCTCGGTATTGCTAGTGAGGGCTCGTTTGGACCACACCCAGTTGTACCGTTTTTACCATTTAACCAAGAATTAGTTCTTTTTATTGATAAAAAGAACGATCTTGAAGTTGTCGGTTTTGTTGCAAATACTGACACAAACTTTGGAAGCAAGGAAGTAAAGAGTTTTAAAGAAGCCTATGAGTTTGCAGTATCGAAATATTTTCCAGAACATGGTGTAATTCTTAAAACTATGGACGGAAAAGTTATTGCAAAGGGAATCGTCCTTGAGGAAAAATTGAAGGAAGTAATTGAGGAGATGGGACTCGGAAGTAGCGAAGAAGGGTTTTTCGTTGAGACAGATATGAGAGCGATGTACAATCCCACTCGAATGAAAAATATTGAATTGGCAACTATGAATTTAGTAAATAAGTTAATCAACTGCTGCCCTAGCTGCCAAACACCTGGGTTTGAGGTTGTGGATAGAAAAAAAGGCCTACCATGTGAGTATTGCCATCGTCCAACGGATCTAATTAAATCAGACTTGTGGGGCTGTAAAAAATGTCTTCACCAAGAGGAAAGAGAATATCCTACTGGTGTCCGTTTTGCCGATCCGTCTAGATGCAATTATTGTAACCCTTGATAGACATTGGTGACAATAATTAGAAATAGTGGTATAATAAGCTAAATTGTTGAAGGAGGAAGGTAAGTTTATGGAACCAACTAATTGCTAATATTAATTTTTTGAAATTAATATGTTCTATTGAGCGAAGAATTTGCCTACTATCGTAGGTTATTTGACATGCTCTTTATGGAATTTGGCAATTAGAAGGGTTACTTATTTTCCTATACGAACTGTTATTGATTGTAGAGATAATTCTGCAAGTAGGTAGACATCATTCTGCCTATAAAAAATAGTGGGTATTTTGGGCTGTAAGAAGACTATCTTCTTACAGTTTTTTTATTTGCAACCCTCCATAATGGGCAATAATACAATGAAAGAGGGAATTTACATGTTTGAACTATCGTTGAACGGTGTTAAAAAATATATGGATGCAAATCTGATTTTAAAAAATATTTCGTTTCAGGTGTATGAGGGTGAAAAGGTTGGAATTGTTGGGGCGAACGGAAGTGGAAAGAGTACCATCCTAAAATTAATCGCAGGAATTTTGAAGTTACATTGTCATCCAGGTAATACATCGACTCTAGGGTATGATGAGGGTATTATTTCAATACCAAGAGGAGCGACAAGAGCGTACCTTGAGCAAATTCCACAAGATTACGCCGGTTATCGAGTCATTGATATTTTGAATATCGCTTTTACTGAAGTTCGTAGTATTGAAACAGAACTACGAGGATTAGAGAGTAAGATGAAAACTCTTGAAGGTGTAGCATTAGAGAAAGTATTAAAGCAATATAGTGAGCTTACTCAAGTGTTTGAAGTAAAAGGTGGCTATGAGATTGAGGAAAAGCTAAGTAGAGTCTGTAAGAGACTAAACTTTTCAGAGAGCTTCTTAACTAAAGACTTTCAGCTGTTAAGTGGTGGAGAAAAAACGACGGTTGGTCTTGGGAAAATCTTAATCGAAAACCCAGATATCTTATTGTTGGATGAGCCAACCAATCATTTAGATATGGACTCAATTGAATGGCTGGAAGATTATTTGAAGAGCTATAAAGGAATCGTCATCATCGTGTCGCACGATCGCTATTTTTTAGACAATGTCGTTTCAAAAATTATCGAGATTGAGGATATGGAATGTGAAACGTATAAGGGGAATTATTCTGCATTTGTGAAGGAAAAGGAAGAACGCATGCTCCTTCAGTTTGAAGATTTTCGGGAACAACAGAAGCAGATTAAGGCAATGGAGAAATCGGTACGAGAGTT contains:
- a CDS encoding DUF6671 family protein; translated protein: MGENEWFGERKCVVATMHQKEEVMAPILKRELSVEIVLPKDFDTDMFGTFAGDVERVGDQLEAARNKLHKALELTGCDLGIASEGSFGPHPVVPFLPFNQELVLFIDKKNDLEVVGFVANTDTNFGSKEVKSFKEAYEFAVSKYFPEHGVILKTMDGKVIAKGIVLEEKLKEVIEEMGLGSSEEGFFVETDMRAMYNPTRMKNIELATMNLVNKLINCCPSCQTPGFEVVDRKKGLPCEYCHRPTDLIKSDLWGCKKCLHQEEREYPTGVRFADPSRCNYCNP
- a CDS encoding 2OG-Fe(II) oxygenase; translation: MSMDAKELFVKEPTIFNHVGNKIRTEDREINIIARLEEPLIVILGNVLSDEECDELIRLSQDRLQRSKIGNIRAEDALRTSSSMFFYEAENDVVARVEKRISQIMNIPVEHGEGLQILNYQIGQEYKAHYDYFASAINPRISTLVMYLSDVEYGGETYFPKLNFSVSPQKGMAVYFEYFYNDQTLNELTLHGGAPVIIGDKWAATQWMRRKKVN